The following are encoded in a window of Esox lucius isolate fEsoLuc1 chromosome 14, fEsoLuc1.pri, whole genome shotgun sequence genomic DNA:
- the LOC105015362 gene encoding uncharacterized protein LOC105015362 isoform X2, whose product MLCVHGCLVGWILLAVLVPGHQYQRLNSKPNSHSNPGLRSDCLGNVMRITLDKDLAVGSQLEIEAINGSDIIQLSSTLAAQCGYSMESDPWGNTKIFASLSGCYVFNQADATFQLGLRLRMYGDNLPQPVEYEVTKMCSYSPWASREVLCDRNYMEVSTLMVPTVTPVKAFKGHRFQQESLSNAIPDAISAPNSIWKMAFHTPEMKVMVLEDFLISGYGAMTTPKRLVLRSPYNMPETYSEEVAGVPMEVFSVSTYYKEISGLTVMDSVAACPTGGVLFTDEAITWHVPRRVSPLISGSVKILETHMGIDGQRLDKAKMSARHYRLSVTSTHVVIEIPVGSPDGYYKSHALNEEYHVTFTIEPMLEFVWKADNTQADTRYKVLFPITTPMMLRPPQVIDYTIPEQKVFDVLLGPFLHDVELLNFNFSVGVLTVAESNSRGFDVQEHRFANGSKTFSLRVPFSDEVVQKHNPDPLTTSYFLLMVFGLLILPEQTPFQYLAEVEASLEDVVIPTITGTCDQKNFYASVKYGSGGANFQTMLLNAGSWRELDSDLAKLYHLTENSTHFSIIVPHLSPDSTFEVVHSNSILARLELLLVQIPNMWKLNDFSLACFFPLTTTECYSNGTMTALAVKVESVGNLNPEHLTLRDQSCKPAFSSDRFALFSFNLNSCGTTRTFFDNLMVYENEIAMHRSTSKQSSADPEYRHIVSCYYLTNDTKTMDFLTTPRINDPIADPGVGHLVVQMTLSKDASYDAFYQTEDYPVVKYLREPLYFEVALMQSTDSQIQLVLENCWATLHDDRTSVPSWDLIVDSCENLDDRYLTVFHPVSADARIQVPSHVKHFSIKMFTFTRDETVVKGQVFVHCEAVLCDTTKPDGICSGQCANPQRNANPSRPTSTKRGRRAAEAGQQQKRQVSSGLILLSDSSNETI is encoded by the exons ACCCTGGATTGAGGTCAGATTGCCTTGGGAATGTCATGAGGATAACATTGGACAAAGATTTGGCTGTGGGGAGCCAGCTAGAAATTGAAGCCATTA atGGCTCTGACATCATACAGTTGTCATCCACCTTGGCTGCCCAATGTGGATACAGCATGGAGTCAGACCCTTGGGGCAACACCAAAATCTTTGCCTCCTTGTCAGGATGTTATGTTTTTAACCAG GCCGACGCGACGTTCCAACTCGGCTTGCGACTCAGAATGTACGGAGATAACCTTCCCCAGCCTGTGGAGTACGAAGTGACCAAGATGTGCAGCTACTCTCCCTGGGCCTCCCGGGAAGTCCTCTGTGACAGGAACTACATGGAG GTTTCAACCCTCATGGTCCCAACTGTGACCCCTGTCAAAGCCTTCAAAGGACATAGATTTCAACAGGAGTCTTTAAGCAATGCCATTCCTGAC GCTATCAGTGCTCCCAACAGCATCTGGAAGATGGCATTCCACACACCAGAGATGAAAGTGATGGTACTGGAGGATTTTCTGATATCTGGTTACGGTGCAATGACAACCCCAAAAAGACTAGTGCTGCGAAGCCCCTACAACATGCCAGAGACTTATTCTGAAGAA GTGGCTGGAGTTCCCATGGAGGTCTTCAGCGTGTCCACTTACTATAAGGAAATCAGTGGTTTGACAGTCATGGACTCTGTTGCTGCCTGCCCCACTG GTGGGGtgctcttcacagatgaggcgATCACCTGGCATGTGCCTCGTCGCGTCTCCCCGCTCATCTCTGGCTCTGTCAAAATCTTGGAGACTCACATGGGCATTGATGGCCAGAGGCTGGACAAGGCCAAGATGTCTGCCCGACACTACAGGCTGTCCGTCACTTCCACTCACGTTGTCATTGAGATTCCAGTGGGGTCACCGGATGGCTACTACAAG AGTCATGCCCTAAATGAGGAGTACCATGTGACCTTTACTATTGAACCCATGCTGGAGTTTGTGTGGAAAGCTGACAACACACAGGCTGACACGAGATACAAGGTCCTCTTCCCCATCACCACCCCCATGATGCTGAGGCCTCCGCAAGTCATTGACT ACACAATTCCTGAGCAGAAGGTGTTTGATGTCCTTTTGGGGCCCTTCCTCCATGATGTGGAGCTGCTGAATTTCAACTTTTCCGTCGGGGTGCTGACAGTTGCAGAGAGCAACTCCCGAGGCTTTGATGTTCAGGAGCACCGCTTCGCCAACGGTTCTAAGACCTTCTCCCTAAGAGTTCCCTTCTCAGATGAGGTTGTCCAGAAACAT AACCCTGATCCCCTGACAACATCCTACTTCCTACTCATGGTCTTTGGTTTGCTGATCCTGCCGGAACAAACACCCTTCCAGTACCTAGCTGAGGTGGAGGCTTCCCTGGAAGATGTTG ttatTCCCACCATCACAGGAACCTGTGACCAGAAGAACTTCTATGCCTCTGTGAAATATGGAAGCGGAGGGGCCAACTTCCAGACCATGTTGCTTAACGCTGGGTCATGGCGTGAGCTGGACTCTGATTTGGCTAAACTGTACCACCTCACTGAGAATAGCACGCACTTCAGCATCATAGTGCCACACCTCTCGCCCGACTCTACATTTGAG GTGGTTCACTCCAATTCCATACTGGCACGACTGGAGTTACTGCTGGTGCAGATCCCTAACATGTGGAAACTCAATGACTTCTCCCTTGCCTGCTTTTTCCCCTTAACCACAACTG AGTGCTACTCCAACGGCACGATGACTGCCCTGGCTGTCAAGGTGGAGTCGGTTGGCAACCTGAACCCTGAACACCTGACCTTGAGGGACCAGTCATGTAAACCTGCCTTCAGCAGTGACCGTTTTGCTTTATTCTCCTTTAACCTCAACTCCTGTGGCACCACCAGAACA TTCTTTGACAATCTCATGGTGTATGAGAATGAAATCGCCATGCACCGTAGTACAAGCAAACAAAGTTCTGCTGACCCAGAGTATAG GCATATTGTGTCTTGCTATTACCTCACTAATGACACCAAGACCATGGACTTCCTAACCACACCAAGGATAAATGACCCCATTGCTGATCCTGGGGTGGGACATCTAGTTGTCCAAATGACCCTGTCCAAGG ATGCCTCTTATGATGCCTTCTACCAAACGGAGGACTACCCAGTGGTCAAGTACTTGAGAGAGCCTCTATATTTCGAGGTGGCACTGATGCAGTCCACAGACTCCCAGATACAGCTGGTTTTAGAGAACTGCTGGGCCACTCTGCATGACGACAGAACTTCTGTTCCTAGCTGGGACCTTATTGTGGACAG CTGTGAGAACCTTGATGATCGCTACCTCACAGTCTTCCATCCAGTCTCTGCTGATGCCAGGATTCAGGTCCCTTCTCATGTCAAACACTTCTCCATCAAGATGTTCACCTTCACGAGAGATGAGACGGTTGTCAAAGGACAG GTCTTTGTTCATTGTGAGGCAGTCCTCTGCGATACCACTAAGCCTGATGGCATCTGCTCTGGACAGTGTGCAAATCCCCAGAGGAATGCAAACCCTTCAAGACCTACCAGCACAAAAAGGG GCCGCAGAGCTGCAGAAGCTGGCCAGCAACAGAAGCGCCAGGTCTCATCAGGACTCATTCTTTTGTCTGACTCATCCAATGAAACCATTTGA
- the LOC105015362 gene encoding uncharacterized protein LOC105015362 isoform X1: MLCVHGCLVGWILLAVLVPGHQYQRLNSKPNSHSTDPGLRSDCLGNVMRITLDKDLAVGSQLEIEAINGSDIIQLSSTLAAQCGYSMESDPWGNTKIFASLSGCYVFNQADATFQLGLRLRMYGDNLPQPVEYEVTKMCSYSPWASREVLCDRNYMEVSTLMVPTVTPVKAFKGHRFQQESLSNAIPDAISAPNSIWKMAFHTPEMKVMVLEDFLISGYGAMTTPKRLVLRSPYNMPETYSEEVAGVPMEVFSVSTYYKEISGLTVMDSVAACPTGGVLFTDEAITWHVPRRVSPLISGSVKILETHMGIDGQRLDKAKMSARHYRLSVTSTHVVIEIPVGSPDGYYKSHALNEEYHVTFTIEPMLEFVWKADNTQADTRYKVLFPITTPMMLRPPQVIDYTIPEQKVFDVLLGPFLHDVELLNFNFSVGVLTVAESNSRGFDVQEHRFANGSKTFSLRVPFSDEVVQKHNPDPLTTSYFLLMVFGLLILPEQTPFQYLAEVEASLEDVVIPTITGTCDQKNFYASVKYGSGGANFQTMLLNAGSWRELDSDLAKLYHLTENSTHFSIIVPHLSPDSTFEVVHSNSILARLELLLVQIPNMWKLNDFSLACFFPLTTTECYSNGTMTALAVKVESVGNLNPEHLTLRDQSCKPAFSSDRFALFSFNLNSCGTTRTFFDNLMVYENEIAMHRSTSKQSSADPEYRHIVSCYYLTNDTKTMDFLTTPRINDPIADPGVGHLVVQMTLSKDASYDAFYQTEDYPVVKYLREPLYFEVALMQSTDSQIQLVLENCWATLHDDRTSVPSWDLIVDSCENLDDRYLTVFHPVSADARIQVPSHVKHFSIKMFTFTRDETVVKGQVFVHCEAVLCDTTKPDGICSGQCANPQRNANPSRPTSTKRGRRAAEAGQQQKRQVSSGLILLSDSSNETI, from the exons CAGACCCTGGATTGAGGTCAGATTGCCTTGGGAATGTCATGAGGATAACATTGGACAAAGATTTGGCTGTGGGGAGCCAGCTAGAAATTGAAGCCATTA atGGCTCTGACATCATACAGTTGTCATCCACCTTGGCTGCCCAATGTGGATACAGCATGGAGTCAGACCCTTGGGGCAACACCAAAATCTTTGCCTCCTTGTCAGGATGTTATGTTTTTAACCAG GCCGACGCGACGTTCCAACTCGGCTTGCGACTCAGAATGTACGGAGATAACCTTCCCCAGCCTGTGGAGTACGAAGTGACCAAGATGTGCAGCTACTCTCCCTGGGCCTCCCGGGAAGTCCTCTGTGACAGGAACTACATGGAG GTTTCAACCCTCATGGTCCCAACTGTGACCCCTGTCAAAGCCTTCAAAGGACATAGATTTCAACAGGAGTCTTTAAGCAATGCCATTCCTGAC GCTATCAGTGCTCCCAACAGCATCTGGAAGATGGCATTCCACACACCAGAGATGAAAGTGATGGTACTGGAGGATTTTCTGATATCTGGTTACGGTGCAATGACAACCCCAAAAAGACTAGTGCTGCGAAGCCCCTACAACATGCCAGAGACTTATTCTGAAGAA GTGGCTGGAGTTCCCATGGAGGTCTTCAGCGTGTCCACTTACTATAAGGAAATCAGTGGTTTGACAGTCATGGACTCTGTTGCTGCCTGCCCCACTG GTGGGGtgctcttcacagatgaggcgATCACCTGGCATGTGCCTCGTCGCGTCTCCCCGCTCATCTCTGGCTCTGTCAAAATCTTGGAGACTCACATGGGCATTGATGGCCAGAGGCTGGACAAGGCCAAGATGTCTGCCCGACACTACAGGCTGTCCGTCACTTCCACTCACGTTGTCATTGAGATTCCAGTGGGGTCACCGGATGGCTACTACAAG AGTCATGCCCTAAATGAGGAGTACCATGTGACCTTTACTATTGAACCCATGCTGGAGTTTGTGTGGAAAGCTGACAACACACAGGCTGACACGAGATACAAGGTCCTCTTCCCCATCACCACCCCCATGATGCTGAGGCCTCCGCAAGTCATTGACT ACACAATTCCTGAGCAGAAGGTGTTTGATGTCCTTTTGGGGCCCTTCCTCCATGATGTGGAGCTGCTGAATTTCAACTTTTCCGTCGGGGTGCTGACAGTTGCAGAGAGCAACTCCCGAGGCTTTGATGTTCAGGAGCACCGCTTCGCCAACGGTTCTAAGACCTTCTCCCTAAGAGTTCCCTTCTCAGATGAGGTTGTCCAGAAACAT AACCCTGATCCCCTGACAACATCCTACTTCCTACTCATGGTCTTTGGTTTGCTGATCCTGCCGGAACAAACACCCTTCCAGTACCTAGCTGAGGTGGAGGCTTCCCTGGAAGATGTTG ttatTCCCACCATCACAGGAACCTGTGACCAGAAGAACTTCTATGCCTCTGTGAAATATGGAAGCGGAGGGGCCAACTTCCAGACCATGTTGCTTAACGCTGGGTCATGGCGTGAGCTGGACTCTGATTTGGCTAAACTGTACCACCTCACTGAGAATAGCACGCACTTCAGCATCATAGTGCCACACCTCTCGCCCGACTCTACATTTGAG GTGGTTCACTCCAATTCCATACTGGCACGACTGGAGTTACTGCTGGTGCAGATCCCTAACATGTGGAAACTCAATGACTTCTCCCTTGCCTGCTTTTTCCCCTTAACCACAACTG AGTGCTACTCCAACGGCACGATGACTGCCCTGGCTGTCAAGGTGGAGTCGGTTGGCAACCTGAACCCTGAACACCTGACCTTGAGGGACCAGTCATGTAAACCTGCCTTCAGCAGTGACCGTTTTGCTTTATTCTCCTTTAACCTCAACTCCTGTGGCACCACCAGAACA TTCTTTGACAATCTCATGGTGTATGAGAATGAAATCGCCATGCACCGTAGTACAAGCAAACAAAGTTCTGCTGACCCAGAGTATAG GCATATTGTGTCTTGCTATTACCTCACTAATGACACCAAGACCATGGACTTCCTAACCACACCAAGGATAAATGACCCCATTGCTGATCCTGGGGTGGGACATCTAGTTGTCCAAATGACCCTGTCCAAGG ATGCCTCTTATGATGCCTTCTACCAAACGGAGGACTACCCAGTGGTCAAGTACTTGAGAGAGCCTCTATATTTCGAGGTGGCACTGATGCAGTCCACAGACTCCCAGATACAGCTGGTTTTAGAGAACTGCTGGGCCACTCTGCATGACGACAGAACTTCTGTTCCTAGCTGGGACCTTATTGTGGACAG CTGTGAGAACCTTGATGATCGCTACCTCACAGTCTTCCATCCAGTCTCTGCTGATGCCAGGATTCAGGTCCCTTCTCATGTCAAACACTTCTCCATCAAGATGTTCACCTTCACGAGAGATGAGACGGTTGTCAAAGGACAG GTCTTTGTTCATTGTGAGGCAGTCCTCTGCGATACCACTAAGCCTGATGGCATCTGCTCTGGACAGTGTGCAAATCCCCAGAGGAATGCAAACCCTTCAAGACCTACCAGCACAAAAAGGG GCCGCAGAGCTGCAGAAGCTGGCCAGCAACAGAAGCGCCAGGTCTCATCAGGACTCATTCTTTTGTCTGACTCATCCAATGAAACCATTTGA
- the LOC105015350 gene encoding uncharacterized protein LOC105015350 — MGCFLGSGWFCILMVSVSVKAQQMSSTKDHKPECLGNIVRLHVAAVLGNVNSIVNDSKVIELTPNLAAQCGFRYKFDRMGNAMLFASLLNCLAQSKDDKTLNLATQLRLHGKLMPVDYTCSYTWASREILCDDVYMEVSVRRTLPEIQSLSEQRAGARFSDPRGGAKAAASGYKMSKVVFSPSNKALRVDEVQRKGYAIANTPTRLVLRSPHGKEETYLQNVAGVPMKVLSTSIFFEQKWLVAQVDATVACPTQGSVTFTPELITWYLPRHIDPLFSSDAFTMLELYMGIDGKRLDKQEMAARKYSVSLMEVHVIVKIPVGAVGGYYKSHVQDNQYFSTYAIEPMLELLWIEEDSHEDTRYKVLFPITTPPVARPLLVLNYTPLDAVPEQALVFKLGTFNLDVELVNVTLSTGVLTVAECNARGFNVQEEMSEDNLSKSFSMAVPFMDPAVFHENRPEQGVTSFTLHLIYGLVVLPENMAFSHSASVNAILMNVVPHSISGVCDQENFYITVNYGNQAPLFEVMVGGWLLTAELAEQYVTEGESRITLTVPFSAPQTVFESIHASAVRSRLSVALLNPFTNVTMKDFTLGCTFHKRLTECFSNGTMTALAVKVESTPSLNPGQLTLTDRSCGPDYSDDRFAYFSFNVNSCGTTRKFIDDLILYENEISLPDKLKVKTASGLDDDYHLTVSCYYMINNTQSLAYHRKPCNNEPSAKTESQLLVVMRIATDASYKTFHQVEEYPVVRYLRQPLHIEVELTRSTDPEVELVLDHCWATLDKDRNSKPRWNLIIKGCEYPEDPYRVVFNTVVADSRVLYPSHFKRFEVHIAAFTGDVDELTDKIFVHCDVFICDPSSPVKGQCSGQCVNQNNSKRGQRQVKSTAEEPRLYISSGVIFLA; from the exons ATGGGTTGTTTTCTTGGATCAGG GTGGTTTTGCATATTGATGGTATCTGTCAGTGTAAAAGCACAGCAGATGTCTTCTACAA AGGACCACAAACCTGAGTGCCTGGGCAACATTGTCCGTCTGCATGTGGCTGCTGTATTGGGGAACGTTAACAGTATTGTCA ATGACAGCAAAGTTATAGAGTTGACACCCAACCTGGCAGCTCAGTGTGGCTTCCGCTATAAATTTGACCGCATGGGGAATGCCATGTTGTTTGCTTCTCTTCTTAACTGTTTAGCCCAGAGCAAG GATGACAAGACACTGAACTTGGCTACACAACTTCGGCTTCATGGCAAACTCATGCCAGTGGATTACACCTGCAGCTACACCTGGGCCTCCAGAGAGATTCTGTGTGACGACGTCTACATGGAG GTGTCGGTCAGAAGGACTCTTCCGGAAATCCAAAGCCTCTCCGAGCAGCGTGCAGGAGCAAGGTTCAGCGACCCACGTGGAGGAGCCAAA GCTGCAGCTTCAGGTTACAAAATGAGTAAAGTGGTCTTCAGTCCTAGCAATAAGGCTTTGAGGGTGGATGAGGTCCAAAGGAAGGGCTATGCAATAGCCAACACACCCACAAGGCTTGTGTTGCGAAGCCCTCATGGGAAAGAGGAGACGTACCTACAGAAT GTTGCTGGGGTACCTATGAAGGTTCTCTCGACCTCCATCTTCTTTGAGCAGAAGTGGCTGGTGGCCCAAGTAGATGCTACTGTCGCGTGTCCAACACAAG GGTCGGTGACCTTCACTCCAGAACTGATCACCTGGTACCTTCCACGACACATAGACCCGCTGTTCTCTTCTGATGCCTTCACAATGTTAGAGCTGTACATGGGGATTGATGGCAAGAGGCTGGACAAACAGGAAATGGCTGCCAGGAAATATTCAGTTTCTCTCATGGAGGTTCACGTCATTGTTAAGATTCCAGTGGGGGCTGTTGGAGGCTACTACAAG AGTCATGTTCAGGATAACCAGTACTTCAGCACCTACGCCATTGAGCCCATGCTTGAGTTGCTGTGGATTGAAGAGGATTCACACGAGGACACGAGATACAAAGTCCTATTCCCCATCACCACTCCGCCAGTGGCTAGGCCTCTGCTAGTCCTCAACT ACACGCCTTTAGATGCTGTTCCTGAGCAGGCGTTGGTGTTCAAGTTGGGGACATTTAACCTTGACGTGGAGCTGGTGAACGTCACCTTATCTACCGGGGTGCTGACTGTCGCAGAGTGCAACGCACGAGGCTTCAACGTTCAGGAGGAGATGTCGGAGGACAACCTCTCGAAGAGCTTCTCGATGGCTGTCCCCTTCATGGACCCGGCAGTCTTTCATGAG AACAGGCCAGAGCAAGGAGTCACGAGCTTCACTCTCCATCTGATCTATGGCCTGGTTGTCCTGCCtgaaaacatggcattttctCACTCTGCCTCTGTTAACGCCATTTTGATGAATGTTG TTCCACATTCGATTTCTGGTGTCTGTGATCAAGAGAACTTCTACATCACTGTGAACTACGGGAACCAGGCTCCCTTATTCGAGGTCATGGTTGGCGGATGGCTGCTGACCGCTGAGCTTGCGGAACAGTATGTCACAGAGGGCGAGTCGCGCATTACCCTCACGGTGCCTTTCTCGGCACCGCAAACAGTGTTTGAG TCGATTCACGCTTCAGCGGTCAGGAGTCGACTGTCTGTGGCGCTGTTGAATCCCTTCACCAACGTCACCATGAAAGACTTCACCCTGGGTTGCACTTTCCACAAAAGACTGACTG AATGTTTCTCTAATGGGACAATGACTGCGCTAGCGGTGAAGGTAGAGTCTACTCCCAGTCTGAACCCTGGCCAGCTGACCTTAACTGACCGCTCTTGTGGCCCCGACTACAGTGATGACCGTTTTGCGTACTTCAGCTTCAATGTCAACTCGTGTGGCACAACTCGGAAG TTTATAGATGACCTCATATTGTATGAGAATGAAATCTCCTTGCCGGATAAACTTAAAGTGAAGACTGCATCTGGCTTGGATGACGACTACCA CTTGACGGTGTCCTGCTATTATATGATCAACAATACCCAGAGTCTGGCCTATCACAGGAAGCCATGCAACAATGAACCTTCTGCTAAAACCGAGAGTCAACTACTGGTCGTTATGAGAATTGCCACGG ATGCCTCTTATAAGACATTCCACCAGGTGGAGGAATACCCGGTGGTAAGGTACCTGAGACAGCCTCTGCATATTGAGGTGGAACTGACCAGGTCCACTGACCCTGAGGTAGAGCTGGTTCTGGACCACTGTTGGGCCACACTAGACAAGGACCGGAACTCAAAACCCAGATGGAatctcatcattaaagg CTGTGAGTACCCAGAGGATCCGTATCGTGTGGTCTTCAACACTGTTGTGGCTGACTCCAGAGTCCTCTACCCCTCCCACTTCAAACGCTTCGAAGTCCACATCGCTGCCTTCACTGGGGATGTAGACGAACTGACTGACAAG ATCTTCGTTCATTGTGATGTGTTCATCTGTGACCCCAGCAGTCCAGTTAAAGGGCAGTGTAGTGGACAATGTGTAAACCAGAACAATTCAAAAAGAG GTCAAAGACAAGTCAAGAGCACCGCTGAGGAGCCTCGTTTGTACATCTCGTCTGGAGTCATTTTTCTTGCTTAG
- the kcns3b gene encoding potassium voltage-gated channel subfamily S member 3b, which yields MGYGHVLHRRGNKEEQVYLNVGGVRHEVAEETLLRFPNTRLGRLLCCQSEEAILELCDDYSPAEREYYFDRNPHIFISVINFYRTGRIHMMEEVCVFSFSQEIEYWGIHDLHFGECCSHWFQERKEYIEDRDWDIQSDEVQPPSMDSSFEELSALDKDLEKFKGAWCAKVRSYVWIRLEDPGHSLSSKIIAVASLSVVLTSIVAMCVHSMPEFQVVDENERPIEDPVLAILEVVCIVCFSAEFIIRLVVAPSPRKFLSNTLNIIDVASILPFYITLAFETVDEESVEENENLENVGKVVQVLRLMRVFRILKLARHSIGLRALGATVRHSYHEVGLLLLFLSVGISIFSVLIYSAEKEEEDTDLGTIPMGWWWATITMTTVGYGDTCPVTLLGKLVATLCIICGLLVVALPITIIFNKFSKYYQRNKAIEEGLCLKQLVSERHDVDLPYHNIRDLYAQTVGAYPFMGGMAFRNSVSSGGDDTDASSLQEIEVFNDLDNKAEK from the coding sequence ATGGGATATGGGCACGTCCTCCACCGTCGCGGCAACAAGGAAGAACAGGTCTACCTCAATGTGGGCGGCGTCCGACACGAGGTGGCTGAGGAGACACTGCTCCGCTTCCCCAACACGCGCCTGGGCCGCCTGCTGTGCTGCCAGAGCGAGGAGGCCATTCTGGAGCTCTGCGACGACTACAGCCCCGCGGAGCGCGAGTACTACTTCGACCGCAACCCCCACATATTCATCAGCGTGATAAACTTCTACCGCACCGGACGCATACACATGATGGAGGAGGTGTGCGTCTTCTCCTTCAGCCAGGAGATTGAGTACTGGGGCATCCATGACCTCCACTTCGGCGAGTGCTGCAGCCACTGGTTCCAGGAGCGCAAGGAGTACATAGAGGACCGGGACTGGGACATCCAAAGTGACGAGGTGCAGCCTCCCAGCATGGACTCATCCTTCGAGGAGCTGTCGGCCCTGGACAAGGACCTGGAGAAGTTCAAGGGGGCTTGGTGTGCCAAGGTGCGGAGCTACGTGTGGATAAGACTGGAGGACCCTGGTCACTCGCTTTCGTCCAAGATCATTGCTGTGGCCTCTCTGAGTGTGGTGCTTACCTCCATTGTGGCCATGTGCGTCCATAGCATGCCAGAGTTCCAGGTCGTGGATGAGAACGAGAGGCCCATTGAGGACCCTGTGCTGGCCATCCTGGAGGTGGTCTGCATCGTCTGCTTCTCAGCGGAGTTCATCATCCGTTTGGTCGTCGCTCCCTCACCCAGGAAGTTCCTCAGCAACACCCTGAACATCATTGACGTAGCCTCAATCTTGCCCTTCTACATCACGCTGGCCTTTGAGACGGTAGACGAGGAGAGCGTGGAGGAGAACGAGAATCTGGAGAATGTGGGCAAGGTGGTGCAGGTCCTCCGGCTGATGCGCGTCTTCCGGATCCTCAAACTGGCGCGCCACTCGATCGGTCTGCGCGCACTTGGCGCCACGGTCCGACACAGCTACCATGAGGTGGGCCTGCTGCTCCTCTTCTTGTCCGTGGGCATCTCCATCTTCTCCGTGCTCATCTACTCGGCcgaaaaggaggaggaggacaccGACCTTGGTACCATCCCTATGGGCTGGTGGTGGGCCACAATCACCATGACCACGGTGGGCTACGGTGACACCTGCCCGGTGACGCTGCTTGGCAAGCTTGTGGCCACGCTCTGCATTATCTGTGGCCTGCTGGTGGTCGCTCTGCCCATCACCATCATCTTCAACAAGTTTTCTAAGTACTACCAGAGGAACAAAGCCATAGAGGAGGGTTTGTGTCTGAAGCAGCTGGTGTCAGAGAGACACGACGTGGACCTCCCCTACCATAACATCAGGGATCTCTACGCCCAGACTGTGGGTGCGTACCCCTTCATGGGCGGCATGGCCTTCAGGAACAGTGTGAGTAGTGGTGGGGATGATACAGATGCCTCCAGCCTACAGGAAATAGAGGTGTTCAACGATCTGGACAACAAGGCGGAGAAATGA